Proteins from a single region of Bradyrhizobium diazoefficiens:
- a CDS encoding carotenoid oxygenase family protein codes for MQQDTIAERRNNIAPIPFEADAPFLKIVGELPRELNGTLYRNGPNPQFESLGAHWFVGDGMLHAFHLDNGRASYRNRWVRTPKWLAEHDAGRAFFGKSFGSRLPDAPTHVTDGGVANTNIIFHAGKLLALEEAHLPTEIEPGTLATRGYHNYQGRVAGSFTAHPKVDPITGELVFFGYNAAGPLTPALSYGSIDASGRATRFERFEAPYASMVHDFIVTENHVLFPILPLTGSMERAMSGKPPYAWEPEKGAYVGVMKRNGTAKDIVWFRAEACYVFHVMNAWEDGDRIIADVMQFEEAPLFPHPDGRPTNSEKSFARHCRWTFDLSGNTDRFQQTYLDELTGEFPRIDDRRAGLKSRHGWYACANPRLPMFGALSGIVHVEGTGKRLGQYLLPTGDTISEPVFVERSKEAPEGDGWLLAVVWRARENRSDLAVFNATDIEAGPAALVQLGHRVPDGFHGNWVGAA; via the coding sequence GTGCAGCAGGACACCATCGCCGAGCGCCGCAATAATATCGCGCCGATTCCGTTCGAGGCGGACGCGCCTTTCCTCAAGATCGTCGGCGAATTGCCGCGCGAGCTGAACGGCACGCTCTATCGCAACGGCCCCAATCCGCAGTTCGAATCCCTTGGCGCGCACTGGTTCGTCGGCGACGGCATGCTGCACGCCTTTCACTTGGACAACGGCCGGGCCAGCTACCGCAACCGCTGGGTCCGCACGCCAAAATGGCTTGCCGAGCACGATGCCGGCCGGGCGTTCTTCGGCAAGAGCTTCGGCAGCAGATTGCCGGACGCGCCCACCCATGTCACCGACGGCGGCGTCGCCAATACCAACATCATCTTTCATGCCGGCAAGCTGCTGGCGCTGGAGGAGGCGCATCTGCCGACCGAGATCGAGCCGGGCACGTTGGCGACCCGCGGCTATCACAACTATCAGGGGCGCGTTGCCGGCAGTTTCACGGCGCATCCGAAGGTCGATCCGATAACCGGCGAGTTGGTGTTCTTCGGCTACAATGCCGCGGGACCGCTGACGCCTGCCCTCTCCTACGGATCGATCGATGCATCCGGCAGGGCCACGCGCTTCGAACGGTTCGAGGCGCCCTATGCCAGCATGGTGCACGATTTCATCGTCACCGAAAACCACGTGCTGTTTCCGATCCTGCCCCTCACCGGCAGCATGGAGCGCGCCATGAGCGGCAAGCCGCCCTATGCCTGGGAGCCCGAGAAAGGCGCCTATGTCGGCGTGATGAAGCGCAACGGGACGGCGAAGGACATCGTCTGGTTCCGCGCTGAGGCCTGCTACGTCTTCCACGTCATGAACGCATGGGAGGACGGCGATCGCATCATCGCGGATGTCATGCAGTTCGAGGAGGCGCCGCTGTTTCCGCATCCCGACGGCCGGCCGACGAATTCCGAGAAGTCGTTTGCGCGCCATTGCCGCTGGACGTTCGATCTCTCGGGCAATACCGACCGCTTCCAGCAAACCTATCTGGACGAGCTCACCGGCGAATTCCCACGCATCGACGATCGCCGCGCCGGCTTGAAAAGCCGTCACGGCTGGTACGCCTGTGCCAATCCGCGGCTGCCGATGTTCGGCGCACTGTCCGGCATCGTCCATGTCGAGGGCACCGGTAAGCGCCTCGGCCAATATCTGCTGCCGACGGGTGACACCATCTCCGAGCCTGTCTTCGTCGAGCGGTCGAAGGAGGCGCCCGAAGGTGACGGCTGGCTGCTGGCCGTGGTCTGGCGCGCGCGGGAGAACCGCAGCGATCTTGCCGTGTTCAATGCCACCGACATCGAGGCCGGCCCCGCCGCATTGGTGCAGCTCGGCCATCGCGTGCCCGACGGATTCCACGGCAATTGGGTGGGGGCGGCGTAG
- a CDS encoding SET domain-containing protein, translating into MPTISSNKPYRVGRSKTGLGLFATKPIKKGTRIIRYIGPILDCRIPEQDDIENKYLFELNGRWTIDGSVRKNVARYINHSCRPNAESDVRPRERKVFIRAIKNIEPGDEINYDYGTDYFKAYLKPIGCKCPSCENKRKKQRAEARAERAKVKARAERKAQKAGAKTTVTKKKKLNGHAVGKPNSRARA; encoded by the coding sequence ATGCCAACCATCTCGTCGAACAAACCTTATCGCGTCGGCCGCTCCAAGACGGGGCTTGGCCTCTTCGCCACCAAACCGATCAAGAAGGGCACCCGGATCATCCGTTATATCGGGCCGATCCTGGACTGCCGCATTCCCGAGCAGGATGATATCGAGAACAAATATCTGTTCGAGCTCAACGGCCGCTGGACCATCGACGGCTCGGTGCGCAAGAACGTCGCCCGCTATATCAACCACTCCTGCCGCCCCAACGCGGAATCGGACGTGCGCCCGCGCGAGCGCAAGGTGTTCATCCGCGCCATCAAGAACATCGAGCCAGGCGATGAGATCAACTACGATTACGGCACGGACTATTTCAAAGCCTATCTGAAGCCGATCGGCTGCAAGTGCCCCTCCTGCGAAAACAAACGCAAGAAGCAGCGCGCCGAGGCGCGTGCCGAACGCGCCAAGGTGAAGGCGCGCGCGGAGCGTAAAGCGCAGAAGGCGGGCGCGAAAACCACCGTGACGAAAAAGAAGAAGCTCAACGGCCATGCCGTTGGCAAGCCGAACAGCCGCGCGCGGGCGTAA
- a CDS encoding Tim44 domain-containing protein: MPGIWETHMNFSQWSRTLVKTIAVVLALALPTALAISSADARVGGGFSSGSRGSRTFSAPPSTTTAPGSTSQFNRTYSQPGAGINTAAPARGGLFGRGGGFLGGLAAGFLGAGLLGMLFGGGLFGGLGGLSSILGLIIQIVLVVFVVRLAMSWWQRRNAPRAAYAGADGRAGPGGPQTSYRSGLGGGFGFGANAAPLEIKPDDYEAFERLLGEIQSAWSNEDVAKLHTLATPEMVSYFERDLAENRARNAVNKVTNVKLLQGDLAEAWREGETDYATVAMRFALTDKTVDRNTGAIVVGSEQPGEVTEVWTFARRPGSPWELSAIQQTN, translated from the coding sequence ATGCCGGGGATTTGGGAAACCCACATGAATTTCTCGCAATGGTCCCGCACTCTCGTGAAGACGATTGCCGTCGTTCTGGCGCTCGCGCTGCCGACGGCGCTTGCGATCTCCTCCGCTGACGCCCGCGTCGGCGGCGGCTTCTCGTCGGGTTCGCGCGGTTCGCGGACCTTTTCGGCCCCGCCGTCGACCACGACCGCGCCGGGTTCGACCTCGCAATTCAACCGCACCTACAGCCAGCCCGGCGCCGGCATCAACACGGCTGCGCCCGCGCGCGGCGGTCTGTTCGGCCGCGGTGGCGGGTTCCTGGGTGGTCTTGCGGCCGGCTTTCTCGGGGCAGGCCTTCTGGGCATGCTGTTCGGCGGCGGACTGTTCGGTGGCCTCGGTGGCCTGTCCTCGATCCTGGGCCTGATCATCCAGATCGTGCTCGTTGTGTTCGTGGTGCGGCTGGCGATGTCCTGGTGGCAGCGCCGTAACGCGCCGCGAGCGGCCTATGCCGGTGCTGATGGCCGTGCTGGTCCGGGAGGACCGCAGACGAGCTATCGCAGCGGCCTCGGTGGCGGCTTCGGCTTCGGCGCCAACGCCGCGCCGCTCGAGATCAAGCCTGATGACTATGAGGCATTCGAACGCCTGCTTGGCGAGATCCAGTCCGCGTGGTCGAACGAGGACGTGGCCAAACTGCACACGCTGGCGACGCCGGAAATGGTCTCTTATTTCGAAAGGGATCTCGCAGAGAACCGCGCGCGCAATGCCGTCAACAAGGTGACCAACGTCAAGCTGTTGCAGGGCGACCTTGCGGAAGCCTGGCGCGAGGGCGAGACCGACTATGCGACGGTGGCGATGCGCTTCGCGCTCACCGACAAGACGGTCGACCGCAACACCGGCGCGATCGTCGTCGGCAGCGAGCAGCCGGGCGAGGTCACCGAAGTCTGGACCTTCGCTCGTCGCCCGGGCAGCCCCTGGGAATTGTCGGCGATCCAGCAGACCAACTGA
- a CDS encoding cell cycle histidine kinase CckA, translating into MTAETDHDLSREPVAAHEPSPRSGSIVLVLLVATGLVAVAVGLMTLGRAQAQPYILGILAVLAMIGLFNLFAFAAGIIRFADRNLDDPVVGRISDHAFDGLAVTDPRGHVVYSNPAYLTLTGASGPQDVRPVERVFIGNPDVSEAVFRLLKAAREGKRQQEEVRISGQDGSQGRWLRMRVRPLGTGKREAKYAVWSIADITRDRERQEDVFQELQHAIEYLDHAPCGFFSVNPAGELAYVNATLANWLDYDLAEIGSGGLRLADIVSGDGASLLSAIVAVPGEVKTEIFDIDLRMRTGKTMPVRLYHKLAFGADGAPGPSRTLVISRARDERSDPDRAAEVRFMRFFDHTPMAIATVDRGGNVVRANARYAKLAQGLGLDSASKSIFRAINARDRHLVIAAINQAAEGKADIAPVEVALEGTKERWGQFFVTPVDAAENDAEAAIVHMLETTERRALENQINQSQKMETVGQLAGGIAHDFNNVLSAIMMANDFLLNAHKPTDPSFQDIMQIKQNATRAATLVRQLLAFSRRQTLRPQVLDLGDALSDLTMLLRRLIGEKVKLDLIHGRDLWPVKVDVSQFEQVIVNLAVNARDAMPDGGKLVIRTANVASDEAGRLAYKGMPAADYVRIEVADTGTGIPADIRDKIFEPFFSTKEVGKGTGLGLSTVYGIVKQTGGFIYVDSQPGQGSSFHIFLPRHQAEPEVQVEQPAAAVTNGAKEAAPAEAKARTDLTGQGTILLVEDEDGLRALNARGLRSRGYTVVEAENGVEAMEVLEEQSGGIDLVVSDVVMPEMDGPTLLKAMREKNPDIRFIFVSGYAEDAFEKSLPEGQQFDFLPKPFTLGQLVAAVKETMTKQG; encoded by the coding sequence ATGACTGCCGAGACCGACCACGACCTGTCACGCGAGCCCGTTGCGGCGCATGAGCCGTCGCCGCGCTCGGGCAGTATTGTGCTGGTGCTCCTGGTGGCTACCGGCCTCGTCGCGGTCGCCGTCGGGCTGATGACGCTCGGGCGTGCGCAGGCGCAGCCCTATATCCTCGGCATTCTCGCCGTGCTGGCGATGATCGGCTTGTTCAACCTGTTCGCCTTCGCCGCCGGCATCATTCGCTTCGCCGACCGTAATCTCGATGATCCCGTCGTCGGCCGCATCTCCGATCATGCTTTCGACGGCCTCGCGGTGACCGATCCGCGCGGCCATGTGGTCTATTCTAATCCGGCCTATCTGACGTTGACTGGCGCCTCCGGCCCGCAGGACGTGCGCCCGGTCGAGCGCGTCTTCATCGGCAACCCCGATGTCTCCGAAGCGGTGTTCCGCCTGCTCAAGGCGGCGCGAGAAGGCAAGCGGCAACAGGAAGAGGTCCGCATTTCCGGCCAGGACGGCAGCCAGGGCCGCTGGCTGCGCATGCGGGTGCGCCCGCTCGGCACCGGAAAGCGCGAAGCCAAATATGCGGTGTGGTCGATCGCCGACATCACCCGCGACCGCGAGCGCCAGGAGGACGTGTTCCAGGAGCTCCAGCACGCGATCGAATATCTCGATCATGCGCCGTGCGGCTTCTTCTCGGTCAATCCCGCCGGCGAGCTCGCTTACGTCAACGCGACGCTGGCGAACTGGCTCGACTACGACCTCGCAGAGATCGGTTCGGGCGGCTTGAGGCTCGCCGACATCGTCTCGGGCGACGGCGCTTCGCTGCTGAGTGCGATCGTGGCGGTGCCGGGCGAGGTGAAGACCGAAATCTTCGACATCGACCTGCGCATGCGAACCGGCAAGACCATGCCGGTGCGGCTCTATCACAAGCTCGCCTTCGGCGCCGACGGCGCGCCAGGACCGTCGCGCACGCTCGTCATCAGCCGTGCTCGCGACGAGCGTAGCGATCCCGATCGCGCTGCCGAAGTGCGCTTCATGCGCTTTTTCGACCACACGCCGATGGCGATCGCCACCGTCGATCGCGGCGGCAACGTCGTGCGGGCGAACGCGCGCTACGCCAAGCTCGCGCAGGGCCTCGGGCTCGACAGCGCCAGCAAGTCGATCTTCCGCGCCATCAATGCACGGGATCGCCATCTGGTGATCGCGGCCATCAACCAGGCCGCCGAAGGCAAGGCCGATATCGCACCAGTCGAGGTGGCACTGGAAGGGACCAAGGAGCGCTGGGGCCAGTTCTTCGTCACGCCGGTCGATGCGGCCGAGAACGACGCGGAAGCTGCGATCGTGCACATGCTCGAGACCACCGAGCGGCGCGCGCTGGAGAACCAGATCAACCAGTCGCAGAAGATGGAGACGGTCGGCCAGCTCGCCGGCGGCATCGCCCACGACTTCAACAACGTGCTCTCCGCAATCATGATGGCGAACGATTTCCTGCTGAACGCGCACAAGCCGACCGACCCGTCGTTCCAGGATATCATGCAGATCAAGCAGAACGCGACGCGCGCGGCGACCCTGGTGCGACAGCTGCTCGCGTTCTCGCGGCGGCAGACGCTGCGGCCGCAGGTGCTCGATCTCGGCGATGCGCTGAGCGATCTCACAATGCTGCTGCGCCGGCTGATCGGCGAGAAGGTCAAGCTCGACCTGATCCACGGCCGCGATCTCTGGCCGGTCAAGGTCGACGTCTCCCAGTTCGAGCAGGTGATCGTCAACCTCGCGGTGAACGCGCGCGACGCCATGCCCGACGGCGGCAAGCTGGTCATCCGCACCGCCAATGTCGCGAGTGACGAGGCGGGCAGGCTCGCCTACAAGGGCATGCCGGCGGCTGATTATGTGCGGATCGAGGTGGCCGACACCGGTACCGGCATCCCCGCCGACATCCGCGACAAGATCTTCGAACCGTTCTTCTCGACCAAGGAAGTCGGCAAGGGTACTGGCCTCGGCCTGTCGACCGTCTACGGCATCGTCAAACAGACCGGCGGCTTCATCTACGTCGACTCCCAGCCGGGGCAGGGCAGCTCGTTCCACATCTTCCTGCCGCGCCATCAGGCCGAGCCGGAGGTGCAGGTCGAGCAGCCGGCGGCCGCGGTTACCAATGGTGCGAAGGAAGCCGCGCCTGCCGAGGCCAAGGCGCGCACCGATCTCACCGGGCAGGGCACGATCCTGCTAGTGGAGGACGAAGACGGCCTGCGCGCCCTGAACGCCCGCGGCCTGCGCTCGCGCGGCTACACCGTGGTCGAGGCCGAGAACGGCGTCGAGGCCATGGAGGTGTTGGAGGAGCAGAGCGGTGGAATCGATCTCGTCGTCTCCGACGTCGTGATGCCGGAGATGGATGGTCCGACTTTGCTCAAGGCGATGCGGGAGAAGAACCCCGACATCCGTTTCATCTTCGTCTCCGGTTATGCCGAAGATGCCTTCGAAAAGAGCCTGCCCGAGGGGCAGCAGTTCGACTTCCTGCCAAAGCCGTTCACGCTCGGCCAACTCGTGGCAGCGGTGAAGGAGACGATGACGAAGCAGGGGTGA
- a CDS encoding isoprenylcysteine carboxylmethyltransferase family protein, producing MIARLLLQNTILTAAMGTLLFAAAGTLHWPGAWVLLATFVLLGPLCGWWLYRIDPALLAERLRPVLQKDQPAADKGFMIVFIVAMLGWLVAMGLDRRHLASDMALALQALGLVLYLASTLFTLWVFRENSFAAPVVKLQADRAQRVISTGPYAYVRHPMYSGMILFFASVPLILGSTWGLAIAPLFLALLAIRIRIEERTLIAGLPGYAEYAVRVRYRLLPGVW from the coding sequence ATGATCGCAAGACTACTGTTGCAGAACACGATCCTCACCGCCGCGATGGGGACGCTGCTGTTTGCCGCCGCCGGCACGCTGCATTGGCCCGGCGCCTGGGTGTTACTCGCGACCTTCGTCCTGCTCGGCCCGCTCTGCGGCTGGTGGCTTTACCGGATCGACCCGGCGCTTCTGGCCGAACGTCTGCGGCCCGTTCTCCAGAAGGATCAGCCGGCCGCCGACAAGGGATTCATGATCGTGTTCATCGTGGCGATGCTGGGCTGGCTCGTCGCGATGGGGCTCGATCGGCGCCATCTTGCGTCCGACATGGCGCTCGCATTGCAGGCGCTCGGCTTGGTGCTGTATCTCGCCTCGACGCTGTTCACGCTGTGGGTGTTCCGCGAGAACTCCTTCGCCGCGCCCGTGGTGAAGCTGCAGGCCGACCGCGCGCAGCGCGTGATCTCGACCGGGCCCTACGCTTATGTCCGCCATCCCATGTACAGCGGCATGATCCTGTTTTTCGCCAGCGTGCCGCTAATCCTCGGATCAACGTGGGGCCTTGCGATAGCGCCGCTCTTCCTCGCCCTGCTTGCGATCCGCATCCGCATCGAGGAGCGCACGCTGATCGCGGGCCTACCCGGCTATGCCGAATATGCAGTGCGGGTGCGCTACCGGCTACTGCCAGGCGTTTGGTGA
- a CDS encoding TetR/AcrR family transcriptional regulator, whose amino-acid sequence MAKTHTKSGTARLARAPKTSAASRPARRPASAKTETPYHHGALREALLQAAERVLERDGLAGLTLRAVAREAGVSHAAPTHHFGDLTGLVSELAAIGFRQFNAAMASACDLASSPLERTLARPKAYVAYAQAHPGMYGLMFRTERLDYSRPSLHEAAESSFAGLANAIGAMRQEPISGNKLTIEQGAAIARAWSMVHGFTMLLLDGRLEDILERLPDGTTAEQLLEAILKATVAGRVPT is encoded by the coding sequence ATGGCCAAGACCCACACCAAGAGCGGGACGGCGCGGCTCGCGCGAGCTCCGAAGACATCGGCAGCATCTCGCCCCGCGCGCCGCCCGGCGAGCGCGAAGACAGAGACGCCCTATCATCACGGCGCCTTGCGCGAGGCGCTGCTCCAGGCAGCCGAGCGCGTGCTGGAGCGTGATGGGCTCGCCGGCCTGACGCTACGCGCGGTGGCGCGCGAGGCTGGCGTCTCGCATGCCGCGCCGACCCATCATTTCGGCGATCTCACCGGCCTCGTCAGCGAGCTCGCGGCGATCGGCTTCCGCCAGTTCAACGCCGCGATGGCCTCGGCTTGCGACCTGGCCAGCTCGCCGCTGGAGCGGACGCTGGCGCGGCCAAAAGCCTATGTCGCTTATGCCCAGGCCCATCCAGGCATGTACGGTTTGATGTTCCGCACCGAGCGGCTCGACTATTCCAGGCCCTCGCTGCACGAGGCTGCGGAATCCTCGTTTGCCGGACTTGCCAATGCCATCGGCGCGATGCGGCAGGAGCCGATCAGCGGCAACAAGCTGACCATCGAGCAGGGCGCCGCGATCGCGCGGGCCTGGTCGATGGTGCACGGTTTCACCATGCTGCTGCTCGACGGGCGGCTCGAGGATATTTTGGAGCGGCTGCCTGATGGCACCACGGCCGAGCAGCTTCTGGAAGCCATCCTGAAGGCGACGGTGGCGGGGAGAGTTCCGACATAA
- a CDS encoding septation protein IspZ has protein sequence MKDVFARLASDFLSAIVFLVIYLVTDNVILATSVAIAGAVAQVIYARVKGRELGYMTYASLALVVVLGTVTLLTNDPRFMLAKPAIAHFAIGAIMLKRGWMLRYMPPIVVETAPEYVTAAGYAWAALMFVLGAGTIAVAATGDLKLWAFYISAVAGGAKALAFAVQYVVFRFVVTSRRRAAARA, from the coding sequence ATGAAGGACGTATTCGCCCGCCTCGCCTCCGACTTCCTGTCGGCGATCGTCTTCCTGGTGATCTACCTGGTCACCGACAACGTCATCCTGGCAACGTCTGTGGCGATTGCTGGCGCGGTCGCGCAGGTGATCTACGCACGCGTCAAGGGACGCGAGCTCGGTTACATGACCTATGCGAGCCTCGCACTCGTCGTCGTTCTTGGTACGGTCACGCTGCTGACCAACGATCCCCGCTTCATGCTGGCAAAGCCTGCGATCGCGCATTTCGCAATCGGTGCGATCATGCTCAAGCGCGGCTGGATGCTGCGCTATATGCCGCCGATCGTGGTCGAGACCGCGCCGGAATATGTCACCGCTGCGGGCTATGCCTGGGCCGCGCTGATGTTCGTCCTCGGCGCCGGCACGATCGCGGTCGCCGCCACCGGCGATCTGAAGCTGTGGGCGTTCTACATCTCGGCGGTTGCGGGCGGCGCCAAGGCCCTCGCCTTTGCCGTGCAATACGTGGTGTTCAGATTCGTCGTCACCAGCCGGCGGCGCGCCGCCGCCCGCGCCTAA
- a CDS encoding fumarate hydratase, producing MNAPTAFPDQSKPVPPYKHTPLFPLGKDETPYKRITAEGVRVEKVLGKDMLVVSREALRALSEAAFGDINHYLRPGHLKQLRAILEDGEASPNDKFVALDFLKNANIAAGGVLPMCQDTGTAIIMGKKGCNVITDGDDEAALSEGARDAYLRRNLRYSQVAPLSMYEERNTANNMPAQCEIYAEGDDAYKFMFMAKGGGSANKSFLFQATPSVLTKDRLLAFLKEKILTLGTAACPPYHLAIVIGGTSAELCMKTVKLASARYLDALPTHGSPDGNAFRDVEMEQEIHKMTQSLGVGAQFGGKYFCHDVRVIRMPRHGASLPIGLGVSCSADRQVLGKITRDGVYLEELEHNPAQYLPEVEQSLGGDVVQIDLNRPMKDILATFSKYPTKTRVSMTGTMIVARDSAHAKLRERLEKGEPLPDYFKNHPIYYAGPAKTPEGYASGAFGPTTAGRMDSFVDQFQAAGGSMVMVAKGNRAPAVREACKKYGGFYLGSIGGAAANLAEHCIKKVEVLEYPELGMEAIWRIEVVDFPAFIIIDDKGNDFFKELNLG from the coding sequence ATGAATGCTCCCACCGCCTTCCCCGACCAGTCAAAGCCCGTTCCGCCCTACAAGCACACTCCGCTGTTTCCGCTGGGCAAGGACGAAACCCCCTACAAGAGGATCACGGCCGAAGGCGTCCGGGTCGAGAAGGTCTTGGGCAAGGACATGCTGGTGGTGTCCCGCGAAGCGCTGCGGGCGCTGTCGGAGGCGGCTTTCGGCGACATCAACCATTATCTGCGCCCGGGCCATCTGAAGCAGCTCCGCGCGATCCTGGAGGACGGTGAGGCCAGCCCCAACGACAAGTTCGTCGCACTCGACTTCCTCAAGAATGCCAATATCGCCGCCGGCGGCGTGCTGCCCATGTGCCAAGACACCGGCACCGCGATCATCATGGGCAAGAAGGGCTGCAACGTCATCACCGATGGCGACGACGAGGCGGCGCTGTCGGAAGGCGCGCGCGATGCGTATCTGCGCCGCAATCTGCGCTACTCGCAGGTCGCGCCGCTCTCGATGTACGAGGAGAGGAACACCGCCAACAACATGCCGGCGCAGTGCGAGATCTATGCCGAGGGTGATGACGCCTACAAGTTCATGTTCATGGCGAAGGGCGGCGGCTCCGCCAACAAAAGCTTCCTGTTTCAGGCCACGCCCTCGGTGCTGACCAAGGACCGTCTGCTCGCCTTCCTGAAAGAGAAGATCCTCACCCTCGGCACCGCGGCGTGTCCGCCCTATCACCTTGCGATCGTGATCGGCGGCACCTCGGCCGAGCTCTGCATGAAGACGGTGAAGCTGGCGTCCGCCCGCTATCTCGACGCGCTGCCGACCCACGGCTCGCCCGACGGCAACGCCTTCCGTGACGTCGAGATGGAGCAGGAAATCCATAAGATGACGCAAAGCCTGGGAGTAGGCGCGCAGTTCGGCGGAAAATATTTCTGCCACGACGTCCGCGTGATCCGCATGCCACGTCACGGCGCCTCGCTGCCGATTGGGCTCGGCGTGTCCTGCTCGGCCGATCGCCAGGTGCTCGGCAAGATCACCAGGGACGGCGTCTATCTCGAGGAGCTCGAGCACAACCCGGCGCAGTATCTGCCTGAGGTCGAGCAATCGCTCGGCGGCGATGTCGTTCAGATCGATCTCAACCGGCCGATGAAGGACATTCTGGCGACATTCTCGAAATATCCGACCAAGACGCGGGTGTCGATGACCGGCACCATGATCGTCGCGCGCGATAGCGCGCATGCCAAGCTGCGCGAGCGGCTGGAGAAGGGCGAGCCGCTGCCGGATTATTTCAAGAACCATCCGATCTACTACGCCGGTCCCGCGAAGACGCCCGAAGGCTACGCTTCCGGCGCGTTCGGTCCGACCACGGCCGGCCGCATGGATTCCTTCGTCGACCAGTTCCAGGCCGCCGGCGGCTCAATGGTGATGGTGGCCAAGGGCAACCGCGCACCTGCCGTGCGCGAGGCCTGCAAGAAATATGGCGGCTTCTATCTCGGCTCGATCGGCGGTGCGGCTGCGAACCTCGCCGAGCACTGCATCAAGAAGGTTGAGGTGCTCGAATATCCCGAGCTCGGAATGGAAGCGATCTGGCGCATCGAAGTCGTCGACTTCCCGGCGTTCATCATCATCGATGACAAGGGGAACGATTTCTTCAAGGAGCTGAATCTGGGCTGA
- a CDS encoding glutathione S-transferase, translated as MKYELYYWPEIQGRGEYVRLALEEAGTAYVDVARGPRGSAAMMKMMEAHKGTPPFAPPFLKAGKLVIGQTANILLYLGARHALAPKTEAGKLWVHQLQLTITDLVVEIHDTHHPLGPSMYYEDQKPPAKKRSADFWDERVPKYLGYFEQLLTENGGAYLTGRRLSYVDLSLFQIVDGLRYAFPKRMKAFEKNIPGLVGLHYRVAARPNIKAYLASERRIPFNEQGIFRRYRELDA; from the coding sequence ATGAAATACGAGCTCTACTACTGGCCCGAGATCCAGGGCCGCGGTGAATATGTTCGGCTGGCGCTGGAGGAGGCGGGGACGGCTTATGTCGATGTCGCGCGGGGTCCGCGTGGCTCGGCTGCGATGATGAAGATGATGGAGGCCCACAAGGGCACGCCGCCCTTTGCGCCGCCGTTCCTGAAAGCGGGCAAGCTCGTCATCGGCCAGACCGCGAATATCCTGCTCTATCTTGGCGCCCGTCACGCCCTCGCGCCGAAGACCGAAGCCGGCAAACTCTGGGTGCACCAGCTTCAACTGACGATTACCGATCTCGTCGTCGAGATCCACGACACCCATCACCCGCTCGGACCGTCGATGTACTATGAAGACCAGAAGCCGCCGGCGAAGAAGCGCTCCGCCGACTTCTGGGACGAGCGCGTGCCGAAATATCTCGGCTATTTCGAGCAGCTCCTCACTGAGAACGGCGGCGCTTACCTCACCGGCCGCAGGCTGAGCTATGTCGATCTCTCGCTATTCCAGATCGTCGACGGCCTGCGTTACGCCTTCCCCAAGCGGATGAAGGCGTTCGAGAAAAATATCCCCGGTCTCGTCGGCCTGCACTACCGCGTCGCGGCGCGGCCGAACATCAAGGCCTATCTCGCAAGCGAGCGCCGCATTCCCTTCAACGAGCAGGGCATTTTTCGACGCTACAGGGAGCTCGATGCGTAA